Proteins encoded together in one Chryseobacterium sp. G0201 window:
- the rpmG gene encoding 50S ribosomal protein L33 — MAKKGNRVQVILECTEHKESGMPGMSRYISTKNKKNTTERLELKKYNPVLKRSTLHKEIK; from the coding sequence ATGGCAAAAAAAGGAAATAGAGTTCAAGTAATCCTTGAATGTACAGAGCACAAAGAAAGTGGTATGCCAGGAATGTCTAGATACATTTCTACAAAAAACAAAAAGAACACTACAGAGAGATTGGAATTGAAAAAATACAATCCTGTTCTTAAGAGATCTACCCTTCACAAAGAAATCAAGTAA
- a CDS encoding DUF4295 domain-containing protein, whose amino-acid sequence MAKKVVATLQSGQSKKMTKVVKMVKSSKSGAYVFEEKVMNADEVDGYLKK is encoded by the coding sequence ATGGCAAAGAAAGTAGTAGCAACCCTACAAAGCGGACAGTCTAAGAAAATGACTAAAGTCGTGAAAATGGTGAAGTCTTCTAAATCAGGAGCTTACGTTTTCGAAGAAAAAGTAATGAATGCAGACGAAGTTGATGGTTATTTGAAAAAATAA
- the folK gene encoding 2-amino-4-hydroxy-6-hydroxymethyldihydropteridine diphosphokinase produces the protein MSQHKVVLLLGSNIGDKKKNLEEALEHIKKGGNDILKISEFLISEPVEFASSNIFCNIASIIFTHLSPIQLLDFVKSIEFEMGRINDSKVSGGYTDRIIDIDIVKYDELKFTSERLEVPHQKHLFEREFSRILLKDFF, from the coding sequence ATGTCGCAGCATAAGGTAGTTTTGTTACTGGGAAGTAACATTGGAGACAAAAAAAAAAATCTTGAAGAAGCCCTAGAACACATTAAAAAAGGAGGTAATGATATATTAAAAATTAGTGAATTTTTAATATCTGAGCCTGTAGAATTTGCTAGTTCCAATATTTTTTGTAATATTGCATCAATAATATTCACACATCTTTCACCAATTCAACTACTTGATTTTGTTAAAAGTATTGAATTTGAGATGGGAAGAATTAATGATTCAAAGGTTTCAGGAGGCTATACCGACAGAATAATAGACATTGATATCGTTAAATATGATGAATTGAAGTTCACATCAGAAAGGTTAGAAGTCCCTCACCAGAAACATCTTTTTGAAAGGGAATTCTCTAGAATATTATTAAAAGATTTTTTTTAA
- the rpmB gene encoding 50S ribosomal protein L28 → MSRICQITGKRAMVGNNVSHANNKTKRRFEINLLEKKFYLPEQDKHVTLKVSAHGLRVINKIGIEEAIERGTRNGLIKKN, encoded by the coding sequence ATGTCAAGAATTTGCCAAATAACAGGAAAGCGTGCAATGGTTGGTAACAACGTTTCTCACGCTAATAACAAAACGAAGCGTCGTTTTGAAATTAACTTATTAGAGAAGAAATTTTACCTTCCAGAGCAAGATAAGCACGTAACACTGAAAGTATCAGCTCATGGATTGAGAGTGATTAACAAGATTGGAATCGAAGAGGCTATCGAAAGAGGCACTAGAAACGGATTGATTAAAAAGAACTAA
- the proC gene encoding pyrroline-5-carboxylate reductase — protein sequence MKIAILGAGNMGLSFSKSFLKYELIKPESLHLITRNESKLSKISEEFPKSKISIFNDVKELDADLIIIAVKPQDFQNVAENFRFKLKENQMVLSIMAGIKIEKIQKLLNHPLVVRAMPNSPTLLGMGITGFTSAEGISFSQLINIERLLNSTGRSVYLENEDLLDGVTALSGSGPAYFYYIVDAMIKAGMEMGIDENLSKLFVKQTMLGAYHLINNSDKNLEELIKDVASKGGTTEAALKTFEENNFKEILKNGILNAEKRAKELNG from the coding sequence ATGAAAATAGCTATTCTCGGAGCCGGAAATATGGGCTTGTCATTTTCAAAATCTTTCTTGAAGTATGAATTGATCAAGCCTGAAAGCCTGCATCTTATTACAAGAAATGAGTCTAAATTATCAAAAATATCAGAAGAATTTCCCAAGTCTAAAATTTCAATTTTTAATGATGTAAAAGAATTGGACGCAGACTTAATCATCATTGCCGTAAAGCCTCAGGATTTTCAAAATGTTGCTGAAAATTTCAGATTTAAACTGAAAGAAAATCAAATGGTTTTATCGATCATGGCAGGAATTAAGATCGAAAAAATTCAAAAATTATTAAATCATCCTCTTGTTGTAAGAGCAATGCCGAACTCACCTACCCTTCTCGGGATGGGAATTACCGGTTTTACTTCTGCGGAAGGAATTTCTTTCAGTCAGTTAATTAATATTGAAAGATTATTGAATTCTACAGGAAGATCGGTTTATTTGGAAAACGAAGATCTTTTGGACGGCGTAACCGCACTTTCAGGAAGTGGACCGGCCTATTTCTACTACATCGTAGATGCCATGATAAAAGCCGGAATGGAAATGGGAATTGACGAAAATTTATCAAAACTATTCGTAAAACAGACCATGTTGGGCGCCTATCATTTAATTAATAATTCTGACAAAAACTTGGAAGAATTGATAAAAGACGTTGCGTCTAAAGGCGGAACAACCGAAGCAGCTTTAAAAACGTTCGAGGAAAATAATTTCAAAGAAATCCTCAAAAACGGAATTTTAAATGCCGAAAAACGAGCGAAAGAATTGAATGGATAG
- a CDS encoding T9SS type A sorting domain-containing protein, translating to MKRISILLSMLPIGIMAQTFTEIQTSMNNYYYPASDIGDIDDDGLQDIVVNGAIDSDGDGNVDTTYNGIYKNNGTTFIPYADLGADATHIGDIKFIDYNNDGLADIISTGLNYMDIVNYKHYRFRNTGSGFVKEADLPGKIYGSMEVFDFNHDGLQDYALNGTQYIDGIGFVNKLDYYQNTGSSFQVSPGWMEGTQNSSFKMVDLNNDHLLDLVILGYDGNSDAMFKVYLNIAGTLTLTQTLPPLASGKLEFADFNADGFQDMVVSAQDDEYKGYLAVLMNDGAGHLNIQQINTPEISDSSLSVGDLNNDGYYDFIVSGNDENNDAVVKVFTYNPSNQNFTENITTGLYNLGGPGFVHLLDYNNDHHLDVLLSGFDWADPAMPSLTKIFKNVSSETNVKPAPPTNLNLTKTGNRFNFSWTGASDDKTPVNALRYEIKVGTTPGAHNLAKYVITTPSWFLDLDPSIQNVYWSVRSIDASKVYSDASTENTLGTQNISLDKQFSIYPNPATERVFIKGEKVSDVEMYSIDGGKLNVTLSSDQSINVSHLPKGVYMIKLKIKQQEITKKLIIK from the coding sequence ATGAAGAGGATTTCTATTCTATTATCAATGCTTCCAATAGGAATTATGGCGCAAACCTTTACTGAGATTCAGACAAGTATGAATAATTACTACTATCCGGCAAGCGATATAGGAGATATTGATGATGACGGATTACAGGATATTGTCGTAAACGGAGCAATAGATTCTGATGGAGACGGAAATGTAGATACCACTTATAATGGGATATATAAAAACAATGGAACAACATTTATTCCTTACGCTGATCTTGGCGCAGATGCAACGCATATAGGAGATATAAAATTCATTGATTATAATAATGATGGTCTGGCAGATATTATTTCTACAGGGTTGAACTATATGGATATTGTGAATTATAAACATTACAGATTCAGAAATACGGGTTCAGGTTTTGTGAAAGAAGCTGATTTGCCTGGTAAAATCTACGGCTCTATGGAAGTTTTTGACTTTAATCATGACGGTTTACAGGATTATGCATTGAACGGAACTCAATATATCGACGGAATCGGATTTGTTAATAAATTAGATTATTATCAAAATACAGGAAGCAGTTTTCAGGTATCTCCGGGATGGATGGAAGGTACCCAAAACAGCAGTTTTAAAATGGTTGACTTAAATAATGACCATCTTTTAGATCTTGTAATATTGGGCTACGACGGCAATAGTGATGCTATGTTTAAGGTGTATTTAAATATTGCAGGAACGCTGACACTTACCCAAACACTTCCTCCATTAGCGAGTGGAAAACTGGAATTTGCCGATTTCAACGCCGATGGATTTCAGGATATGGTTGTCTCAGCGCAGGATGATGAATACAAAGGATATCTTGCTGTTTTAATGAATGATGGAGCAGGGCATCTAAATATTCAACAAATAAATACTCCGGAAATATCAGATTCATCGTTAAGTGTCGGTGACTTAAATAATGACGGTTACTACGACTTCATTGTATCAGGAAATGATGAAAATAATGATGCTGTGGTGAAAGTTTTCACTTATAATCCAAGCAATCAAAATTTTACAGAAAATATAACTACAGGTTTGTACAACTTAGGAGGTCCGGGTTTTGTGCATCTACTTGACTATAATAATGATCATCACCTCGATGTTCTATTGTCCGGATTTGATTGGGCAGATCCGGCAATGCCTTCATTAACCAAAATCTTCAAAAATGTTTCATCCGAAACCAATGTAAAACCCGCACCTCCTACAAACCTGAATCTTACAAAAACCGGAAACAGATTTAATTTCTCTTGGACAGGCGCTTCAGATGATAAAACACCGGTTAATGCATTACGCTATGAAATCAAAGTCGGAACTACTCCCGGAGCTCATAATCTTGCCAAGTATGTCATTACAACACCATCTTGGTTCTTGGATCTTGATCCTTCCATTCAGAACGTATATTGGAGTGTTCGATCGATTGATGCTTCAAAAGTATATTCCGATGCTTCTACAGAAAATACATTAGGAACTCAAAATATCAGTTTAGACAAACAATTCTCCATTTATCCGAATCCTGCTACAGAAAGGGTATTCATCAAAGGCGAAAAAGTTTCTGATGTTGAAATGTATTCAATAGATGGCGGAAAACTGAATGTTACGTTGAGCAGCGATCAATCGATCAACGTTTCTCATCTTCCAAAAGGAGTTTATATGATTAAATTAAAAATAAAACAACAAGAAATCACCAAAAAACTCATTATTAAATAA
- the ftsY gene encoding signal recognition particle-docking protein FtsY has product MSWFKNIFKKEEKETLDKGLEKSSQGFFEKITKAVVGKSTVDDEVLDDLEEILIASDVGASTTIKIIERIEERVARDKYVNVSELDNILREEISGLLLENPHAGTGNIDASKKPYVIMVVGVNGVGKTTTIGKLAHQFKSEGKKVVLGAADTFRAAAVDQLTIWSERVGVPIVKQEMGSDPASVAFDTVQSAQAQGADVVIIDTAGRLHNKINLMNELSKIKRVMQKVIPDAPHEILLVLDGSTGQNAFEQAKQFTAATEVNALAVTKLDGTAKGGVVIGISDQFQIPVKYIGVGEKMQDLQLFNGTEFVDSFFKKR; this is encoded by the coding sequence ATGAGTTGGTTTAAAAATATTTTCAAAAAAGAAGAAAAGGAAACTTTAGATAAAGGATTGGAAAAATCCAGTCAGGGGTTTTTCGAAAAAATAACAAAAGCCGTAGTCGGTAAAAGTACAGTAGATGATGAAGTTCTGGATGATCTGGAGGAAATACTTATTGCATCAGATGTAGGCGCATCAACCACCATCAAGATTATAGAAAGAATTGAAGAGCGTGTTGCCAGAGATAAATATGTAAATGTAAGTGAGCTTGATAATATTCTCCGTGAAGAAATTTCAGGATTATTGCTTGAAAATCCTCACGCAGGAACAGGAAATATTGATGCTTCAAAAAAACCTTATGTAATAATGGTTGTGGGCGTGAACGGTGTAGGAAAAACAACTACGATCGGGAAATTGGCTCATCAATTTAAATCAGAAGGTAAAAAAGTAGTTTTGGGAGCAGCTGACACCTTTAGAGCGGCCGCTGTTGATCAATTAACAATTTGGAGCGAAAGAGTTGGCGTTCCAATCGTAAAGCAGGAAATGGGCTCTGATCCGGCTTCTGTTGCCTTTGATACAGTACAAAGTGCTCAAGCTCAAGGAGCAGATGTTGTTATTATTGATACAGCAGGAAGGCTTCACAATAAAATCAACTTAATGAACGAGCTTTCAAAAATTAAAAGAGTAATGCAAAAGGTTATTCCTGATGCTCCTCATGAGATCTTATTGGTTCTTGACGGCTCTACCGGACAAAACGCATTCGAGCAGGCTAAACAGTTTACAGCAGCCACTGAAGTAAATGCTTTGGCAGTTACAAAACTAGACGGTACAGCTAAAGGAGGTGTTGTGATTGGGATTTCTGATCAGTTCCAGATTCCGGTGAAATATATTGGCGTTGGAGAGAAGATGCAAGATTTGCAATTGTTTAATGGTACAGAATTTGTAGATTCTTTTTTCAAGAAGAGATGA
- a CDS encoding GlsB/YeaQ/YmgE family stress response membrane protein, with product MGILTWIIFGLIAGAIAKLIMPGTQGGGWLMTIILGIVGAFVGGFIGSFLGWGTTDSFDFRSMLLAVGGALIVLWIYGMATRKG from the coding sequence ATGGGAATTTTAACTTGGATCATTTTTGGTCTTATCGCAGGAGCAATTGCAAAACTAATTATGCCTGGAACTCAAGGAGGAGGTTGGCTAATGACCATCATCTTAGGAATTGTTGGAGCTTTCGTAGGAGGATTTATAGGTAGCTTTTTAGGATGGGGAACTACAGATAGTTTCGATTTCAGAAGTATGTTATTGGCTGTAGGAGGAGCGTTAATCGTTCTTTGGATCTACGGAATGGCTACAAGGAAAGGTTAG
- the lnt gene encoding apolipoprotein N-acyltransferase produces MKYVLLTLISAMLLSISWPTYGIPFFIFFALVPLLMMEHGVSKFSKFNRKSWVVFGLSYLCFVIWNIVTTGWLYGSKNPDGSHSMMAVVFPVLVNSLLYSLVFQCYHWYKNAQGTYWGLAFFVAIWMSFEKLHLNWEFTWPWLNLGNVFSEYPKFVQWYDTLGATGGSFWILVINVLIFYTLRIWEAGRKRKSLLINTAIVAVLIVVPMIISLAKYNNFNEKPIGQVNVLMLQPDLDPYGEKYSTDSLTIENDLLSLAERNSKGKIDYYIAPETALPGRGSISETAFEKSLLLNNVKDFLAKHPGSVFSTGISSHRFYTKKDKLPKEAYQLNPALWVESYNSAVQIVPNQKVIVYHKGKLVPGVEIFPYMSVLKPLLGDAMLNLGGTVASLGTDKERVAFSNPFNKGKIAPIICYESIYGEFVTDYVKKGANFFAIMTNDSWWGVSEGHKQLLSYAKLRAIETRREIARAANSGISAHINAKGEIVEDTFYGDKTTLFAKINLYDTQTFYTRSGDLLTRFSFFALGFLLFYFLIKRVQNKMKKA; encoded by the coding sequence ATGAAATACGTTCTACTTACGCTCATTTCGGCGATGCTGTTGTCTATATCCTGGCCAACTTACGGAATTCCGTTCTTTATATTTTTTGCTCTTGTTCCGCTTTTGATGATGGAACATGGCGTTTCAAAATTTTCTAAATTCAATAGAAAAAGCTGGGTGGTTTTCGGGCTTTCCTACCTGTGTTTTGTGATCTGGAATATCGTAACCACAGGCTGGCTGTACGGCTCTAAAAACCCTGACGGAAGCCATTCTATGATGGCGGTTGTATTTCCTGTGTTGGTTAATTCACTTCTATATTCTTTGGTTTTTCAATGCTACCACTGGTATAAAAACGCGCAGGGAACCTATTGGGGACTTGCTTTTTTTGTCGCAATCTGGATGAGTTTTGAAAAGCTTCATTTAAATTGGGAATTTACGTGGCCTTGGTTAAATCTTGGAAATGTCTTTTCCGAATATCCAAAATTCGTGCAATGGTATGATACGTTGGGCGCAACGGGTGGAAGTTTCTGGATCTTGGTTATTAATGTTCTTATATTTTATACCTTAAGAATTTGGGAAGCAGGACGAAAAAGAAAGAGTTTACTTATAAATACTGCTATTGTAGCTGTTTTAATTGTTGTTCCAATGATTATTTCATTGGCGAAATACAATAATTTTAATGAAAAACCGATTGGACAGGTGAATGTTTTGATGCTTCAACCCGATCTTGATCCTTACGGAGAAAAATATTCTACAGACAGTTTAACGATAGAAAATGATCTTTTAAGCCTTGCAGAAAGAAACTCAAAAGGAAAGATCGATTATTATATTGCCCCTGAAACAGCACTTCCCGGAAGAGGTTCTATTTCTGAAACTGCCTTTGAGAAGAGTTTACTTTTAAATAATGTTAAAGATTTTCTGGCAAAACATCCGGGTTCGGTTTTCTCGACAGGAATTTCTTCACATCGTTTTTATACAAAAAAAGATAAATTACCAAAAGAAGCTTATCAGCTTAACCCTGCACTTTGGGTTGAAAGCTATAATTCGGCAGTTCAAATCGTTCCGAATCAAAAAGTGATAGTTTATCACAAAGGAAAATTGGTTCCCGGTGTTGAAATTTTCCCTTATATGAGTGTTTTAAAACCACTTTTAGGCGACGCCATGCTTAATTTGGGTGGAACTGTTGCTTCATTGGGAACGGATAAAGAGAGGGTTGCCTTTTCAAATCCTTTTAACAAAGGAAAAATTGCTCCAATCATCTGTTATGAAAGCATTTATGGTGAATTTGTAACCGATTATGTAAAAAAAGGAGCCAATTTCTTCGCGATCATGACCAATGATTCTTGGTGGGGTGTTTCGGAAGGTCACAAACAGCTTTTATCGTATGCAAAATTAAGAGCCATCGAAACCAGAAGAGAAATTGCCCGCGCTGCCAATAGTGGAATTTCGGCTCACATAAACGCAAAAGGAGAAATTGTAGAAGATACTTTTTATGGAGATAAAACGACTTTATTTGCTAAAATTAATCTTTATGATACGCAGACTTTTTACACAAGAAGCGGCGATTTGCTGACGAGATTTTCATTTTTTGCGTTGGGATTCTTGTTGTTTTATTTCTTGATTAAAAGAGTTCAAAATAAAATGAAAAAAGCGTAA
- the sppA gene encoding signal peptide peptidase SppA, whose amino-acid sequence MKSFFKNVLANIVAIVIMCVVFFFFFIMMLVFSSMGSDKSVEVKKNSVLTINLKTNIIDSPTEEETGIFNINNQNKNVLIYDAIEAINKAKTDDNIKGISIEADDLHAGITQIDDLRNAIQDFKKSGKFVYAYGNAVSQSSYYLGSVADQYYLNPSGMIELKGLATEVTFFKDFADKYGIGIEVIRHGKFKSAVEPFLRNDISPENREQLSTLLNDIWKNTSTRIATSRKIDTAQFRTVVDSLYGMIPELGLKHKLADKLIQKTEYDELIKSKLSLKEKDKLNKISLGKYIDSYSDDGKSGDKVAVLYASGSINNGDGYNDIYSDKYIKYIKELQENDKVKAVVLRINSPGGSANASDEILFELQQLKKKKPLVVSFGDYAASGGYYIAMAADKIYSEPNTLTGSIGVFGVIPYFKDLANKNGVRSDIVATNANSQYYSSLNGVSPYGVSMITRSVEGTYKRFVHFVTQNRKQTFEQIDSIGGGRVWSGTRAKQIGLVDELGTLNDAIKFAAQKAGLKSSYNVASFPKKMTAFEQIFNDLNEDEISAKIIKSKIGKANYEILNQITNEKLQSEVKMEMPYQIKID is encoded by the coding sequence ATGAAAAGTTTTTTTAAAAATGTACTGGCAAATATAGTAGCAATTGTGATAATGTGTGTCGTATTTTTCTTCTTTTTCATTATGATGCTGGTGTTTAGCTCAATGGGAAGTGATAAATCGGTAGAGGTAAAAAAGAACTCTGTCTTAACTATTAATTTAAAAACAAATATAATAGATAGCCCTACAGAAGAGGAAACAGGAATATTTAATATTAATAATCAAAACAAAAACGTTCTGATTTATGATGCCATTGAAGCTATCAACAAAGCGAAAACTGATGATAATATTAAAGGAATAAGTATTGAAGCTGATGATCTTCATGCAGGGATTACTCAGATAGATGATCTAAGAAATGCGATTCAGGATTTTAAAAAGAGTGGAAAGTTTGTTTACGCTTACGGTAATGCGGTTTCTCAGTCTTCTTACTATTTAGGGTCTGTGGCGGATCAGTATTATCTGAATCCATCAGGAATGATAGAGCTTAAAGGTCTTGCTACGGAAGTTACTTTCTTTAAGGATTTTGCTGATAAATATGGAATTGGTATCGAAGTGATTCGTCACGGTAAATTTAAATCTGCTGTTGAACCGTTTTTAAGAAATGATATTTCTCCTGAAAACAGAGAGCAATTAAGTACTCTTTTAAATGATATATGGAAAAATACTTCTACAAGAATTGCAACTTCAAGAAAAATTGATACTGCACAATTCAGAACAGTAGTGGACAGTTTATATGGTATGATTCCTGAATTGGGATTGAAACATAAACTGGCAGATAAATTAATTCAAAAAACAGAATATGATGAATTAATTAAATCAAAATTAAGCTTAAAAGAAAAAGATAAATTAAATAAGATCTCTTTAGGTAAATATATTGATTCATATTCTGACGATGGTAAATCTGGAGATAAAGTTGCTGTTTTGTATGCATCAGGATCAATTAATAATGGAGACGGATACAATGATATTTATTCTGATAAGTATATTAAGTATATTAAAGAATTACAGGAAAACGATAAAGTAAAAGCTGTTGTTTTAAGAATTAACTCTCCCGGAGGAAGTGCAAATGCTTCTGATGAGATCTTGTTTGAGCTTCAGCAATTAAAAAAGAAAAAGCCGCTTGTTGTTTCTTTTGGTGATTACGCAGCATCCGGAGGTTATTATATTGCAATGGCAGCCGATAAAATTTATTCTGAACCTAATACATTAACGGGGTCGATCGGAGTTTTCGGTGTAATACCTTACTTTAAAGATTTGGCTAATAAAAATGGAGTACGTTCTGATATTGTTGCTACCAATGCAAATTCTCAATATTATTCTTCTTTAAATGGTGTTAGTCCTTATGGAGTAAGCATGATCACAAGAAGTGTTGAAGGAACGTATAAAAGATTTGTACATTTCGTAACGCAAAACAGAAAGCAAACTTTTGAGCAAATCGATAGTATTGGTGGAGGTAGAGTATGGAGTGGAACAAGAGCTAAACAAATTGGTTTGGTGGATGAATTGGGAACTTTAAACGACGCAATAAAATTTGCTGCACAAAAAGCAGGTTTAAAATCATCTTATAATGTAGCTTCTTTCCCTAAAAAGATGACTGCATTTGAACAGATTTTTAATGATTTAAATGAAGATGAGATCTCTGCAAAAATTATTAAAAGTAAAATTGGTAAAGCAAACTATGAAATTTTGAATCAGATCACCAACGAGAAGTTACAGTCTGAAGTAAAAATGGAAATGCCTTATCAGATTAAAATCGACTAA
- a CDS encoding VanZ family protein, with amino-acid sequence MLKKIYKFIIVPYTLFLLYLMFLGMGRFQYDENIVRIKPILSTIQFIEGTILWEDIIRIVLGNVVMFIPFGFLGWIFPKLKDLKSLLFSFISAIVIVEALQYFTRWGICEIDDVILNTFGVYLGFLMCRFLENKFSRWV; translated from the coding sequence ATGTTAAAGAAAATTTACAAATTTATTATTGTTCCATACACTTTGTTTTTGCTGTATCTCATGTTTTTAGGAATGGGCAGATTTCAGTATGATGAAAATATTGTGAGGATAAAGCCCATTTTGTCGACCATACAATTCATTGAAGGAACGATTCTGTGGGAAGATATCATCAGAATTGTTTTGGGAAATGTTGTAATGTTTATTCCATTTGGTTTTCTGGGGTGGATCTTTCCTAAACTTAAAGATCTTAAAAGTCTCCTTTTTTCCTTTATATCAGCAATCGTTATCGTAGAAGCACTTCAGTATTTTACAAGATGGGGCATTTGCGAAATAGATGATGTTATTCTTAATACTTTCGGGGTTTATTTAGGCTTTCTGATGTGCAGATTTTTAGAAAATAAATTCAGTCGTTGGGTATAA
- a CDS encoding OmpA family protein — MKLGLLLLAALPIATYAQDSIAVSSSSEYPNTFSSGSANVQTFDNKARRFNDWSISVGGGAAFMTQSDLTSFYDKKVNWGYNSYVSIDKQISHTFGLSIVYQRGETTQKGMLQGVPGQLAGVGVAKTKYNQIALLGDVNFSNILRRVDNHSPYRWALHGYGGIGLMNYNTSLHDNNEYRWSTTPARIPLFIDQKLDINSIYYQFGLGLKYNVSKLIDIEARTMYIISGDDEFDGGGWAGPGDYDVNSNVSKYNMINDRRSDNMWTVNLGVSFKLGKHMSHLAWHDPLQEAYYRTNVLENASTDFVVCEKGDNDNDGVCDDWDRELNTPAGARVDGAGVALDMDLDGVIDLYDKCVTVPGPVENNGCPTK; from the coding sequence ATGAAATTAGGTTTATTATTATTGGCCGCTTTGCCTATTGCTACTTATGCTCAGGACAGTATCGCCGTTAGTTCCTCTAGCGAATACCCGAATACTTTTTCCTCAGGTTCTGCCAATGTCCAAACTTTCGACAACAAGGCTAGAAGATTTAACGACTGGAGTATTTCAGTCGGTGGAGGTGCAGCATTTATGACTCAATCAGACCTTACGTCATTTTATGACAAAAAGGTTAACTGGGGTTATAACAGTTACGTAAGCATAGACAAACAGATCTCACACACATTCGGATTAAGCATTGTTTACCAAAGGGGTGAAACAACCCAAAAAGGTATGTTGCAAGGTGTACCCGGACAATTAGCAGGTGTAGGAGTTGCAAAAACCAAGTATAACCAAATTGCTTTATTAGGAGATGTTAACTTTTCAAACATTTTGAGAAGAGTTGATAATCATTCTCCTTACAGATGGGCATTACATGGTTATGGAGGTATTGGACTCATGAACTATAACACATCTTTACACGACAACAACGAGTACAGATGGAGTACGACTCCCGCAAGAATTCCTTTGTTTATTGATCAGAAACTTGATATTAACTCAATTTACTATCAGTTTGGTCTTGGTTTGAAGTATAATGTTTCAAAACTTATTGACATCGAAGCAAGAACAATGTACATCATCAGTGGTGATGACGAGTTCGACGGTGGTGGATGGGCTGGTCCTGGTGATTATGACGTTAACTCTAATGTATCAAAGTATAACATGATCAATGACAGAAGATCTGACAACATGTGGACAGTTAATTTAGGTGTATCATTTAAATTAGGTAAACACATGTCTCATTTAGCTTGGCATGATCCTTTACAAGAAGCTTATTACAGAACAAATGTTCTTGAAAATGCTTCAACAGATTTTGTTGTTTGTGAAAAAGGTGACAATGACAATGACGGAGTTTGCGATGATTGGGACAGAGAACTAAATACTCCTGCCGGTGCAAGAGTAGATGGAGCAGGTGTTGCTTTAGATATGGATCTTGATGGAGTTATTGACTTATACGATAAGTGTGTAACTGTACCTGGACCTGTAGAAAACAATGGTTGTCCTACTAAATAA